The following proteins are co-located in the Tolypothrix sp. NIES-4075 genome:
- a CDS encoding single-stranded-DNA-specific exonuclease RecJ, whose product MADQLTSELPDRQLTRLPIQRWQICPEKPEIAQKLAIVTNISPIISQLLINRGIKTPEQVQAFLDPESLSLPSPLSEFPDLAISLELLESAIASKEKIAICGDYDADGMTSTALLLRSLRTLGALVDYAIPSRMHEGYGINKRIVEEFSSEGVKLILTVDNGISAYEAIALARELNLKVIITDHHDIPQQLPPANAILNPKLIAESSPYRSVAGVGVAYILAVSLAQQLGQARGLIQPMLALFTLGTIADLAPLVGVNRRWVKRGLQQLPKSKLAGVQALIEVAGVGGGGEGGSGGVGGQGGQRDSLETRGQRDKEKFPPISPSPHSPLPTPKSLKPEDIGFRLGPRINAIGRIGDPQIVIDLLTTDDMGIALEKAMQCEAINKQRQQMCSEIELEAIAIVETEFISSLQQDRVLVVVKSNWHHGVIGIVASRLVERYGVPVFIATYEDETHIRGSARGIPEFNVFAALEYCHDLLGKYGGHKAAGGFSLPADNLAALRKLLCEFANKSLELEHIKPLIKIDAKAYLNEINSQLYQQLNALHPCGIDNPDPVFWTPNVQVIEQQIVGKGHIKLTVAQIIDNRQFKIKAIAWRWGDYFPLPSKVDIAYKLRENNFNGNTTIELELLGVRLPKQSHLSFTSTSTPSKSTFEYNQRHYTCGIYQNGELPELRIKNSEGKVLAVCCGHQSALLGTNRQDAKIVDISQPQYDGIIKAALKALESVKS is encoded by the coding sequence ATGGCAGACCAACTTACATCTGAATTGCCCGATCGCCAACTAACTCGTTTGCCGATTCAACGCTGGCAAATTTGCCCGGAAAAACCAGAAATTGCCCAAAAACTGGCAATAGTTACAAATATATCGCCGATAATCAGCCAATTGCTGATAAATCGCGGTATCAAAACCCCAGAACAAGTGCAAGCTTTTTTAGATCCAGAATCTTTAAGTTTGCCTTCACCACTGTCAGAATTTCCAGATTTGGCGATAAGTTTAGAGTTGTTAGAGTCGGCGATCGCATCAAAAGAAAAAATTGCTATCTGCGGTGACTACGATGCAGATGGCATGACTAGCACAGCTTTATTGTTGCGTAGTCTGCGAACTTTAGGCGCTCTTGTTGACTACGCCATCCCCAGCCGAATGCACGAAGGCTACGGCATTAATAAACGCATCGTTGAAGAATTTTCAAGCGAAGGTGTTAAACTAATTCTCACAGTAGATAATGGTATCTCTGCGTATGAAGCGATCGCTCTTGCCAGAGAACTCAATCTTAAAGTAATTATCACCGATCACCACGACATCCCTCAGCAATTACCCCCGGCAAACGCCATCCTCAACCCGAAACTCATAGCCGAATCCTCACCTTATCGCAGTGTCGCTGGTGTTGGCGTTGCCTATATTTTGGCAGTTTCCCTAGCACAACAACTCGGACAAGCTAGAGGCTTAATTCAGCCGATGCTAGCACTTTTTACATTGGGAACCATTGCAGACTTAGCGCCATTGGTAGGAGTCAACCGACGCTGGGTGAAACGCGGTTTACAACAGTTACCCAAATCCAAGTTAGCCGGAGTGCAAGCGTTGATTGAGGTAGCAGGTGTTGGAGGAGGGGGGGAGGGGGGGAGTGGGGGAGTGGGGGGACAAGGGGGACAAAGGGACTCCTTGGAGACAAGGGGACAACGGGACAAGGAAAAATTTCCCCCCATCTCCCCATCTCCCCACTCCCCACTCCCCACTCCCAAATCTCTCAAACCTGAAGATATCGGGTTTCGCTTGGGTCCGCGAATTAATGCGATTGGTCGGATTGGCGATCCGCAAATTGTGATAGATTTGCTGACTACTGATGATATGGGGATAGCGCTAGAAAAAGCGATGCAGTGCGAAGCGATTAATAAGCAACGCCAGCAAATGTGCTCAGAAATTGAACTTGAAGCGATCGCCATTGTCGAAACTGAATTTATCTCATCCTTACAGCAAGACCGGGTATTAGTTGTTGTAAAATCAAATTGGCATCATGGCGTGATTGGTATTGTCGCCTCTCGCTTGGTGGAACGCTACGGTGTGCCTGTGTTCATCGCCACTTATGAAGATGAAACACACATTCGCGGTTCCGCACGCGGAATTCCAGAATTTAATGTGTTTGCAGCTTTGGAATATTGTCATGACTTGCTTGGCAAATATGGCGGACACAAAGCCGCTGGAGGATTTTCTTTACCAGCAGATAATTTGGCAGCGTTGCGAAAGCTATTGTGTGAATTTGCCAATAAGTCTCTAGAACTTGAGCATATCAAACCCTTAATCAAAATTGATGCCAAAGCTTACCTGAATGAAATCAATTCTCAGCTTTATCAACAGCTTAATGCCCTTCACCCTTGCGGTATCGACAACCCCGATCCGGTATTCTGGACACCTAATGTCCAAGTAATTGAGCAACAAATCGTTGGCAAAGGTCACATTAAACTGACAGTGGCGCAAATTATAGACAATCGACAATTTAAAATTAAAGCGATCGCTTGGCGTTGGGGTGACTACTTCCCCTTACCCTCTAAAGTCGATATCGCTTACAAATTACGCGAAAATAACTTTAACGGCAACACCACAATCGAGTTAGAATTACTAGGTGTCAGACTACCAAAACAGTCTCACCTGTCTTTCACCTCAACATCTACGCCGTCAAAAAGCACCTTTGAGTATAACCAACGCCACTACACCTGTGGCATCTATCAAAATGGTGAGTTACCAGAATTAAGAATTAAAAATTCTGAAGGTAAAGTTCTTGCTGTCTGCTGTGGACATCAGAGCGCTCTTTTAGGAACCAATCGCCAAGACGCTAAAATAGTTGATATTTCTCAACCGCAGTATGACGGCATAATTAAAGCTGCACTTAAAGCTTTAGAATCAGTGAAAAGCTAG
- a CDS encoding TMEM165/GDT1 family protein, whose translation MDWHLLGLSFITVFLSELGDKSQLAAIALSGRCQSKRAVFFGTAGALLLTSLLGALAGGTVAELLPTRLLKAIAAVGFAILALRLLLPNNEASADSE comes from the coding sequence ATGGATTGGCATCTTTTAGGGTTAAGTTTTATTACAGTTTTTTTATCAGAATTAGGTGATAAAAGTCAGTTAGCGGCGATCGCACTTTCAGGTCGTTGTCAATCGAAGCGTGCAGTGTTCTTCGGGACAGCGGGTGCGTTGCTGCTGACTAGCTTGTTAGGAGCGCTGGCGGGGGGAACTGTGGCAGAATTATTACCGACACGTTTGTTAAAAGCGATCGCTGCTGTGGGATTTGCCATACTCGCTTTACGTCTGCTGTTACCTAATAATGAAGCATCGGCAGATTCTGAATAA
- a CDS encoding YkgJ family cysteine cluster protein, with protein MAIWECIKQCGACCHLDPAERPDLEEYLLPEELELYLSMVGEGGWCVNFDHTTRECRIYANRPRFCRVETEVFQDMYGVEPEELNDFAIDCCRQQIEGVYGDRSLEILRFDSSVGL; from the coding sequence ATGGCAATTTGGGAATGTATAAAGCAATGTGGAGCCTGCTGTCATCTAGACCCAGCGGAGCGTCCAGACTTAGAAGAGTATTTATTACCAGAGGAACTGGAACTGTATCTAAGCATGGTAGGTGAAGGTGGATGGTGCGTTAATTTTGACCATACCACGAGAGAATGCCGCATTTACGCAAATCGTCCTCGTTTCTGCCGTGTAGAAACAGAGGTGTTTCAGGATATGTATGGTGTTGAGCCAGAGGAACTGAATGATTTTGCCATTGATTGCTGTCGTCAACAAATAGAGGGAGTTTATGGCGATCGCAGTCTGGAAATACTGCGCTTTGATTCTTCTGTTGGTTTATGA
- a CDS encoding TMEM165/GDT1 family protein, with protein MKLDAPLSLSAISPIESETELQDSIECSSANIILEPLEPVDSDCAEKPQSALVTFGTTFITIFLAEIGDKTQLSTLLMSAQSHSPWVVFIGSAAALITTSLLGVLLGSWIASRLSPKTVEKAAGVMLLLISIMLFWDVVIG; from the coding sequence GTGAAACTTGATGCGCCTTTGAGCCTTTCTGCCATATCTCCAATTGAAAGCGAGACAGAACTACAAGATAGTATCGAATGCAGCTCGGCAAATATTATTCTTGAGCCACTTGAGCCTGTGGATAGTGATTGTGCTGAAAAGCCACAGTCCGCATTAGTAACATTCGGCACTACCTTTATCACAATATTTCTCGCGGAAATTGGCGATAAAACGCAGCTATCAACTTTGTTGATGAGTGCTCAATCGCATTCGCCGTGGGTAGTATTCATAGGATCTGCGGCTGCGTTGATTACCACAAGTTTATTAGGTGTACTTTTGGGAAGTTGGATAGCCAGCCGACTTTCTCCGAAAACTGTGGAAAAAGCCGCCGGGGTAATGTTGTTGCTAATTTCCATAATGCTGTTTTGGGATGTAGTTATTGGTTAG
- the psb30 gene encoding photosystem II reaction center protein Ycf12/Psb30, which produces MFDALANIHWEVIFQLVSVGLIMIAGPVVIFLLAFRNGNL; this is translated from the coding sequence ATGTTTGACGCTTTAGCGAATATCCATTGGGAAGTTATATTTCAGCTAGTTTCAGTTGGGCTAATTATGATAGCTGGACCAGTAGTTATATTTTTGCTAGCATTTCGCAATGGCAACCTTTAA
- a CDS encoding DUF4149 domain-containing protein, translated as MNAISNVEFKRPIWQTAVILTLGFWLSASIVLDWVIMPSLYLSGMMTQAGFATAGYAIFWNFNRIELLSAGIILTGVLAMSKTHSWRAGTVVLAVLLLAVSLVDTYFLTPQMSAIGVQLNLFETATTIPAGMNLLHGGYWVLEAVKLLAAGTLFSRCWREV; from the coding sequence AAACTGCTGTTATCTTGACTTTAGGCTTTTGGCTCAGTGCTAGTATAGTTTTAGATTGGGTAATTATGCCTAGTCTTTATCTTTCCGGCATGATGACTCAAGCTGGCTTTGCTACAGCAGGCTATGCTATTTTCTGGAATTTTAATCGCATTGAATTATTGTCTGCTGGCATAATATTGACTGGTGTTTTGGCTATGAGCAAAACTCATAGCTGGCGTGCTGGTACTGTGGTTTTAGCAGTATTGCTACTAGCTGTATCTTTGGTTGACACTTATTTCTTAACTCCACAAATGTCTGCAATTGGAGTTCAACTAAATTTGTTTGAAACAGCTACTACAATTCCAGCGGGAATGAATTTGTTACACGGTGGTTACTGGGTGCTGGAAGCTGTGAAGTTATTGGCTGCGGGGACTTTATTCAGTCGCTGCTGGCGAGAAGTTTAA